A single region of the Sorghum bicolor cultivar BTx623 chromosome 7, Sorghum_bicolor_NCBIv3, whole genome shotgun sequence genome encodes:
- the LOC110436847 gene encoding zinc finger BED domain-containing protein RICESLEEPER 3-like yields MRKYFSVYERRMMQDYSYYMTHSPVASSSLVGSPVLGKRQIEEEFENFRSSRRRASAPKSEIDTYIEEEYVTLSNNFDILVWWKTHAEKYPVLSTMARDFLAIPLSTVSSESAFSLGGRILGETRSSVTREVLEALVCGKDWFFLENDVGMDNQVPRDIVCATKSAEYLWDRSQAARVSALFFTRLLYCESCKQLNGIYVSASSAPSRGTLEILLLSCFALLCSERVVFRECIQNLWLVVVVFQFHCFSQEKR; encoded by the exons ATGAGGAAATATTTTTCAGTGTATGAGAGGCGTATGATGCAAGATTATTCATACTACATGACACATTCACCCGTGGCTAGCAGCAGCCTTGTGGGCTcaccggttcttgggaaaagACAAATCGAAGAAGAGTTTGAAAACTTCAGGTCAAGTCGGAGAAGGGCTAGTGCACCAAAATCTGAAATTGATACCTACATCGAAGAAGAATATGTGACACTCAGTAACAATTTTGATATTTTGGTATGGTGGAAGACACATGCTGAAAAGTATCCCGTGCTTTCAACTATGGCACGAGATTTTCTTGCAATTCCTCTTAGCACTGTATCTTCGGAATCCGCCTTTAGTCTTGGAGGTAGGATACTTGGAGAGACAAGGAGTTCAGTAACCCGTGAAGTGTTGGAAGCTCTTGTTTGCGGAAAAGATTGGTTCTTTCTAGAAAATGATGTGGGTATGGATAATCAG GTCCCAAGAGACATTGTTTGTGCAACAAAATCGGCAGAGTATCTTTGGGACCGTTCACAAGCTGCACGAGTGTCTGCTTTGTTTTTCACACGGCTTTTGTATTGTGAAAGTTGTAAACAGTTGAATGGGATCTATGTAAGCGCTTCCTCTGCGCCGAGCCGAGGGACTCTTGAAATTTTGCTGCTCAGTTGTTTTGCATTGTTATGCAGTGAGCGTGTTGTATTTCGTGAGTGTATACAAAACCTttggttggtggtggtggtattTCAGTTTCACTGTTTTTCCCAGGAAAAAAGATAA